A section of the Oreochromis niloticus isolate F11D_XX linkage group LG9, O_niloticus_UMD_NMBU, whole genome shotgun sequence genome encodes:
- the hgd gene encoding homogentisate 1,2-dioxygenase: MAGLKYMSGFGNEFSSEDPRCPGSLPEGQNNPQVCPYGLYAEQLSGSAFTCPRPANKRSWLYRILPSVKHKPFTSVPCGDLTENWNEVEPDPNQLRWLPFTIPKTTEKKVDFVAGLHTLCGAGDAKSRNGIGVHVYTCNTSMVDRCFNNSDGDFLIVPQQGEILITTEFGKMMVEPNEICVIQQGMRFSVDVFGETRGYILEVYGAHFELPDLGPIGANGLANPRDFLCPVAWYEDRKVPTGYTVINKYQGKLFACQQDFSPFNVVAWHGNYTPYKYNLKNFMVINCVAFDHADPSIFTVLTAKSTRPGVAIADFVIFPPRWGVADHTFRPPYYHRNCMSEFMGLIKGHYEAKEEGFQPGGASLHSIMTPHGPDVDCFEKNSTAELKPQRVAEGTMAFMFESSFSMAVTKWGLHTCQKLDKNYYQCWEPLRSHFNPNWKPGKQ; the protein is encoded by the exons aTGGCTGGACTCAAG tACATGAGCGGTTTCGGGAACGAGTTCTCATCTGAAGACCCTCGCTGTCCTGGATCCTTACCCGAGGGACAG AATAATCCCCAAGTCTGCCCATATGGCCTCTATGCTGAGCAGCTCTCCGGCTCTGCCTTCACCTGCCCGCGTCCAGCCAATAAGAGGAG CTGGTTGTACCGCATCCTTCCATCTGTTAAACACAAGCCATTCACCTCGGTTCCCTGTGGGGATCTAACAGAGAACTGGAACGAAGTGGAGCCTGATCCTAACCAG CTTCGATGGCTGCCATTCACCATCCCCAAAACTACAGAGAAGAAAGTGGACTTTGTGGCT GGTTTGCACACTCTCTGCGGTGCTGGAGATGCCAAATCTCGTAATGGCATTGGAGTCCATGTGTACACCTGTAACACCTCCATGGTCGACAG GTGCTTCAACAACTCAGACGGAGACTTTCTGATTG tcCCTCAGCAGGGAGAGATCTTGATCACCACAGAGTTTGGGAAGATGATGGTCGAGCCGAACGAGATCTGTGTCATCCAG caAGGGATGCGCTTCAGTGTGGATGTGTTTGGGGAAACCAGAGGCTACATACTCGAGGTGTATGGTGCCCATTTTGAACTGCCTGACCTTGGCCCAATAG GAGCCAATGGTCTGGCTAACCCAAGAGACTTCCTGTGTCCCGTTGCATGGTATGAAGATCGCAAAGTGCCCACTGGTTACACCGTCATCAATAAATACCAGGGGAAGCTGTTTGCATGCCAACAG GATTTCTCGCCATTCAATGTGGTCGCCTGGCACGGTAACTACACGCCTTACAAATACAACCTGAAGAACTTCATGGTTATCAACTGTGTGGCCTTCGACCATGCG GATCCATCTATCTTTACTGTGCTGACTGCCAAATCCACTAGACCAGGGGTTGCCATTGCTGACTTTGTCATCTTCCCCCCACGGTGGGGTGTGGCTGACCACACCTTCCGCCCACCATACTATCACC GTAACTGCATGAGTGAATTCATGGGTCTGATCAAAGGCCATTATGAGGCCAAAGAGGAGGGTTTCCAGCCAGGAGGGGCCAGCCTCCACAGCATAATGACCCCGCACGGCCCGGACGTGGACTGCTTTGAGAAGAACAGCACTGCTGAACTCAAACCTCAGAGGGTGGCTGAGGGAACCAtg GCTTTTATGTTCGAGTCGTCCTTCAGCATGGCGGTGACGAAGTGGGGTCTTCATACATGCCAGAAGCTTGACAAGAACTACTACCAATGTTGGGAACCTCTACGCAGCCACTTTAACCCCAACTGGAAGCCGGGCAAACAGTAG
- the ndufb4 gene encoding NADH dehydrogenase [ubiquinone] 1 beta subcomplex subunit 4 isoform X1 produces the protein MADYREAPLATRPKTLDPNEYFNLSPEQRRAEEARGAVRANLKRQYQLQLNNPHRKELIEDPALTRWVYARANPYAHFRPTNKTSLLGAMFGVVPLFALYYIFKTDRDRKEEQIKAGTLERKFGLSS, from the exons ATGGCGGACTACCGAGAGGCGCCCTTGGCCACTCGGCCAAAAACATTGGATCCAAACGAATATTTCAACCTTTCGCCGGAGCAGAGGCGTGCCGAAGAAGCCAGGGGTGCAGTGCGAGCAAATCTGAAGCGCCAGTATCAGCTGCAACTCAATAACCCGCACAGAAAAGAGCTCATT GAAGACCCTGCCTTGACACGCTGGGTGTACGCACGAGCCAATCCCTACGCACACTTCAGGCCCACAAACAAGACCTCTCTGCTGGGTGCAATGTTTGGAGTTGTACCTCTCTTTGCCCTCTACTACATCTTCAAGACAGACAGG GATAGGAAGGAGGAGCAGATTAAGGCCGGTACCCTCGAGCGCAAGTTCGGTTTGTCATCTTGA
- the ndufb4 gene encoding NADH dehydrogenase [ubiquinone] 1 beta subcomplex subunit 4 isoform X2 → MADYREAPLATRPKTLDPNEYFNLSPEQRRAEEARGAVRANLKRQYQLQLNNPHRKELIEDPALTRWVYARANPYAHFRPTNKTSLLGAMFGVVPLFALYYIFKTDRV, encoded by the exons ATGGCGGACTACCGAGAGGCGCCCTTGGCCACTCGGCCAAAAACATTGGATCCAAACGAATATTTCAACCTTTCGCCGGAGCAGAGGCGTGCCGAAGAAGCCAGGGGTGCAGTGCGAGCAAATCTGAAGCGCCAGTATCAGCTGCAACTCAATAACCCGCACAGAAAAGAGCTCATT GAAGACCCTGCCTTGACACGCTGGGTGTACGCACGAGCCAATCCCTACGCACACTTCAGGCCCACAAACAAGACCTCTCTGCTGGGTGCAATGTTTGGAGTTGTACCTCTCTTTGCCCTCTACTACATCTTCAAGACAGACAGGGTATGA